The DNA window AATTGTACAGCCAAAAGAGAAGAATTTAGAGATAGGAGAAGTAACAACAAAATCAAGACATACAAGAGAAGCTATAGAAAAGGCTTTAAGAGGAGAAAAACAAAGCGATATAGTAACAGTATCTTTGGCAGTAATTCAAGCAGGAGAAGAAGCAAAAAATAAAGAAGATTTTACAAGAATTCTAAAAGAAAAAGGAGTAGATATTGATTGGGGAGAAACTGTTAAAGAAGATGGTTCTATAAAATACAGAAAATATATTACTTTAACTGTTGATGAAGAACATAGAGTAAGTAAGAAGCCAAAATTTAGATTAGACAGCTTAGAAAATCATATACATCACCCTGCATTTAATACAGAAAAATTAAGGGAACATTTTAAAGAATTAGATAAGAAAAAAGAGCTTGAAAGATATAAACCAAAAGAACAAGAAAATCTGTGGAAAAAACATTTAAAAAATCAAAGCCGTGATAAAGACGGAATGGAATTATAAGGAGGAACTGTATGGCAAATTTATTTGAGGGAGCAAGTAAATTAAAAAATGAAGCAGAAGAAATTGATAAAGTTTTGGAAAGATTAAAGCTCACATCAGCAAGATTGGAAAAAATAGAGAAAACTTTTTCAGAAGTAGAAAATATAAGCCCTGATTTAAAGAAAATCAAAGAGGAAATAGTGGCTATCAAAGAAGAATATGAGAATATAGACGGAAAGGCTATAAGTAATGCGATAAATGACCTTGTAAATAAGATTTTTGATAGTTGGAAATTATGGTTGTTATATATTCCGTTGGGAGGATTTTTAATAGCTTTTATAATGGTATCATATTTCTATATGACCAATGTAAGAAGAATGGCAGAAGAAAATAAAATTTTATCCGATAGGATAAATTCTGTTTATAATATGCACCTGTTAGACCAAAAATATTGGTATGATAAGAAAAATCAAGAATTATTTTTAGGAGATTACGATTGGATAAAGAAGAAAATGGCAGAAGAAAAGAAAAATAATAAAAAATAAGTAATTTTTATAGAGAAAATAAAAGGAAGAAAAAAAAGAAGCTTTAAAGAGCTTCTTTTTTATATATAGTATGTATAAAGTATAATTTATATTTTAATTTAAAAAATAATATATATGTATGTAAATTTTATACATATTTTTTAAAGAATAAAATTTATACTATATACAACATAAAATATATATGTATATATTCTTTTAAAAGTATTATAAAATAAAGAAAAAATATACTATATATTTTTTTGTACTCTGCTTCCAAGTGCTTCCAAAAATACACATATATCATAAAGTGTTTTTATTTATTTTTAAATAATAGTAATTTATATACTATAAAGTATTTTTTATAAAACAAAATAATACACTATAATATATAGTATAAAGTATATTATAGTGTATCAGGGCTGCTCTTTAATTTTTTTTATCCAGTTCTTTATATTTTTCTAAAAATTCTTCTAAAGCACAGCTCAAAGCTGATATGATAGTGATTTTATTTTCTTCACAGAATTCTGTAAAGTGTTTATAAAGGTCTTCATTGATACGGATATTCTTGATTTTTATATTTTGAGAGTATTTAGTTTTTATATTTTCTAGGCTGTATTTTAAAGTTGCGTCGGCTTCATTTTTAATAG is part of the Fusobacterium perfoetens ATCC 29250 genome and encodes:
- a CDS encoding relaxase/mobilization nuclease domain-containing protein, translating into KHIHNHIVVNSVNFENGEKFYYEEKEFNRWRDRADELAQEYGLEIVQPKEKNLEIGEVTTKSRHTREAIEKALRGEKQSDIVTVSLAVIQAGEEAKNKEDFTRILKEKGVDIDWGETVKEDGSIKYRKYITLTVDEEHRVSKKPKFRLDSLENHIHHPAFNTEKLREHFKELDKKKELERYKPKEQENLWKKHLKNQSRDKDGMEL